In the genome of Candidatus Delongbacteria bacterium, the window AAGAATTGAAAAAGCTAATCATTTAAGAAATAATGGAGTTAACCCATATAGCAATATTTCATCAAGAAATACAACTATCGCAAAGTTTTTAAACGTAAATTCTGATTTATATGATAAAGAAGAACAACGTGATGAAAAAAGACACTATATTGTAGCAGGAAGAATCAAATTCTTTAGGCTTATGGGAAAGGCTAGTTTTCTTAAAATAGAAGATGAAAGCGGCTTATTACAGATATATATTGCTAGAGATAATCTTCCTGAAGGTTTTTATAATGAAATTTTCAAAAAAAATATTGAAGTTGGAGATATTATTGAAGTTGGAGGATATCCTTTTGTAACAGGGAAAGGTGAACTTTCACTCCATGTTGATAATCTTTCAATTTTAACAAAAGCCATATCTCCCCTACCAGAAAAATATCATGGTATTCAAGATAAAGAATTAAGATACAGACAACGATATTTAGATCTAATTATGAATAGTGAAGTACGAAAAACTTTTCATATTAGAAGCAAGGTTATTAGTCTTACTAGAAGATTTTTTGAAGAAAAAGGCTTTTTGGAAGTTGAAACACCAATGATGCATCCAATTGCAGGTGGTGCAAACGCAAAGCCATTTGTAACACATCATAACGCTCTTGGAGTAGATAGATTTTTAAGAATTGCTCCTGAATTATATCTGAAACGATTAATAGTTGGTGGATTTGAAGCGGTATTTGAGATTAATAGAAATTTTAGAAACGAAGGAATGGATGCAACACATAATCCAGAATTTACTTCGATTGAATTTTATTGGGCGTATAAAACATATAAAGACCTAATAAAAATTACAAAAGAATATTTTGTATATCTTTTTGATCATTTAGACTTACCAAATATTCTCCCTTATGGTGATCTTGAAATTGATTTCACTAAATTTAGTGAAATTCCGCTTGTTGAATCACTTACACAAATTGGTGGTGTTCCTAGTGATGTGGCAACAAACAAAGAAAAA includes:
- the lysS gene encoding lysine--tRNA ligase yields the protein MFENKYIQQRIEKANHLRNNGVNPYSNISSRNTTIAKFLNVNSDLYDKEEQRDEKRHYIVAGRIKFFRLMGKASFLKIEDESGLLQIYIARDNLPEGFYNEIFKKNIEVGDIIEVGGYPFVTGKGELSLHVDNLSILTKAISPLPEKYHGIQDKELRYRQRYLDLIMNSEVRKTFHIRSKVISLTRRFFEEKGFLEVETPMMHPIAGGANAKPFVTHHNALGVDRFLRIAPELYLKRLIVGGFEAVFEINRNFRNEGMDATHNPEFTSIEFYWAYKTYKDLIKITKEYFVYLFDHLDLPNILPYGDLEIDFTKFSEIPLVESLTQIGGVPSDVATNKEKIIAYLSERKIEVNQAMNLGQLQGELFDEFVESKLINPTFITQYPVEISPLARRNDENPHLTDRFELFIAGKEIANAFSELNDPLDQLARFEDQMSAKESGDDEAHEMDSDFVNALSYGMAPTAGQGIGIDRLVMMLTNQHSIRDVLLFPAMKPIAKEIDLHSDEEE